Proteins found in one Thermoplasmata archaeon genomic segment:
- the htpG gene encoding molecular chaperone HtpG, whose protein sequence is MAKKQFKAESKQLLDLMINSIYTHREIFLREIISNASDAIDKLHYKSITESDVPVAREDFRIDVKIDKEAGTVTVSDNGIGMSKDDMDANLGVIAHSGSLDFKKEIEEGKDIDIIGQFGVGFYSSFLVSDKVTVISKKYGEDQAWKWTSEGADGYTIKECERGSYGTDVIMHIREDDENETFSNYLSEYTIEDLIKKYSDYVRWPIHMTLEKGEMEETGEKNEDGTPKKEWKTHLEDTVVNSMVPIWQRDKASVTDEDCKAFYKEKFHDYEEPISVIRVNAEGTVSYKAMLFIPKVAPYNFYSREFEPGLQLYSSGVMIMDKCKDLLPDCFRFVKGVVDSPDLSLNISREMLQHDRQLSMIRSNLEKKIKNDLERILKEDRETYESFHKNFGPQLKYGIVEGWGAKADLLKDLIMFHSMEKDKPITLSEYVADMKEGQEKIYYATAESVARAKQLPQAEQVRDKGYDIICLTEELDEFTLRTLRNYNEKEFCNINSNDLDLGTEEEKKEAEAKEEESKDLLQFIKESLGDKVDNVVLSRKLKTHAVCLSSEGDVSFEMEKYFANIPGSPEQGVKAKRVLEINPNHPAFESLKKAYEDDKDKAKSMASIMLDQALLMAGMPVEDMLGYSENVFKLF, encoded by the coding sequence ATGGCAAAGAAACAATTCAAGGCAGAATCCAAGCAGCTTCTCGATCTGATGATCAACTCGATATACACCCACAGGGAGATCTTCCTGAGGGAGATCATCTCCAACGCATCTGATGCGATCGACAAGCTCCATTACAAATCCATCACAGAATCGGACGTGCCCGTGGCAAGGGAGGACTTCCGCATCGACGTCAAGATCGACAAGGAAGCGGGAACGGTCACAGTCTCGGACAACGGAATAGGAATGTCCAAGGATGACATGGACGCAAATCTCGGAGTCATCGCACACAGTGGCTCCCTGGACTTCAAGAAGGAAATTGAAGAAGGTAAAGACATCGACATCATCGGACAGTTCGGTGTCGGTTTCTACTCCTCGTTCCTCGTTTCAGATAAGGTCACCGTCATCTCCAAGAAGTACGGAGAGGACCAGGCCTGGAAATGGACCAGCGAGGGTGCCGACGGATACACCATCAAGGAATGCGAGAGGGGTTCCTACGGAACCGATGTCATCATGCACATCCGCGAGGATGACGAGAACGAGACGTTCAGCAACTACCTCAGCGAATACACCATCGAGGACCTCATCAAGAAGTACTCGGACTATGTCCGCTGGCCTATCCACATGACCCTCGAGAAGGGAGAGATGGAGGAGACCGGCGAGAAGAACGAGGATGGCACTCCCAAGAAGGAGTGGAAGACTCATCTGGAGGATACCGTCGTCAACAGCATGGTGCCGATCTGGCAGAGGGATAAGGCCTCGGTCACCGATGAGGACTGCAAAGCATTCTACAAAGAGAAGTTCCACGACTACGAGGAGCCCATTTCGGTCATCCGCGTGAATGCTGAGGGAACCGTCAGCTACAAGGCGATGCTGTTCATCCCCAAGGTAGCGCCCTACAACTTCTACAGCAGGGAGTTCGAACCCGGACTCCAGCTGTACTCGTCCGGAGTCATGATCATGGACAAGTGCAAGGACCTCCTGCCCGACTGCTTCAGGTTCGTGAAGGGAGTCGTCGATTCACCCGACCTCTCTCTGAACATCTCCAGGGAGATGCTGCAGCACGACCGTCAGCTCTCGATGATCAGGAGCAACCTCGAGAAGAAGATCAAGAACGACCTCGAGAGGATACTCAAAGAGGACAGGGAGACGTATGAATCGTTCCACAAGAACTTCGGACCTCAGCTCAAATACGGAATCGTCGAAGGCTGGGGAGCCAAGGCCGACCTGCTCAAGGACCTGATCATGTTCCACTCGATGGAGAAGGACAAGCCCATCACGCTCAGCGAATACGTTGCCGACATGAAGGAAGGCCAGGAGAAGATCTACTACGCCACAGCAGAGAGCGTCGCAAGGGCCAAACAGCTGCCTCAGGCAGAGCAGGTACGCGACAAGGGCTATGACATCATCTGTCTGACCGAGGAACTGGATGAGTTCACGCTCAGGACCCTCAGGAACTACAACGAGAAGGAATTCTGCAACATCAACAGCAACGACCTGGACCTCGGAACCGAAGAGGAGAAGAAAGAGGCCGAAGCGAAGGAAGAGGAATCCAAAGACCTTCTGCAGTTCATCAAAGAGTCTCTGGGAGACAAGGTGGACAACGTCGTGCTCTCCAGGAAGCTAAAGACTCACGCGGTCTGTCTGAGCTCTGAGGGCGATGTGTCCTTCGAGATGGAGAAGTACTTCGCGAACATCCCGGGATCGCCCGAGCAGGGAGTCAAGGCCAAACGTGTCCTGGAGATCAATCCCAACCACCCTGCTTTCGAATCCCTGAAGAAGGCATACGAAGATGACAAGGACAAGGCGAAGTCCATGGCATCGATCATGCTGGACCAGGCCCTCCTGATGGCAGGAATGCCTGTCGAGGACATGCTCGGATACTCCGAGAACGTTTTCAAACTGTTCTGA
- a CDS encoding hydantoinase/oxoprolinase family protein, which produces MVLGLGIDTGGTYTDSVVIDTETKEIICRSKALTTRDDLIKGIVASLKGLSKTDGISIVSLSSTLATNSIVEGKSCRVGLIVLGKKFGHTVNIANYAYIDAQLDLKGRTVKKLNMEEAKAAVESMRGKVDVLAIVGYMSVRNPSHEETVKGLAERMLGIPVVCAHDLTSKLGFEQRANTAIINAGLIPTIIDLIKAVTKALEDMGIKAPLMIVKGDGSIMNSATAIKRPIETIMSGPASSLTSAMVFTGIHDALIADIGGTTTDLGIIHGGFVRTLDTGALVGGHRTRVRAADVSTYGMGGDSRISVEKSKLVLSTIRIIPICIAASRWPEVREWISNLKNLDSSPSDAIADCELYTRASNMELSYLTECDRRFLKLIEERPYSVREASEVLEIPFDRFCLRDLESEGYVTRIGITPTDILAAEGTYNEYDTGSSRKAVELLSKKAEMDADVFIQKAKEAIVQKISRCVMDHMIRAETGKDELSKSDHAMIEEILRDTKEYDVGFRLKMPIVGIGAPVGAWLPKVAETLNTELILPENYDVGNAIGAISSSVTEVVELSVRAAFQDFSEDPECTVYNGETAFEFSDKEEALEFAIEEATRIATARAIESGAAEVSIEKKIDQTLIDVEGNGKKVFRGATVIVRASGKPMMHWFD; this is translated from the coding sequence ATGGTATTGGGATTGGGCATAGACACCGGCGGAACATACACCGATTCTGTCGTCATCGACACGGAGACGAAGGAGATAATATGTCGCTCTAAGGCCCTCACCACCCGTGACGATCTCATCAAGGGTATCGTCGCCTCGCTCAAAGGTCTGTCGAAGACCGACGGAATCTCTATTGTATCGCTTTCCTCAACTCTGGCGACGAATTCCATCGTGGAAGGAAAGAGCTGCCGTGTCGGGCTCATTGTCCTCGGAAAGAAGTTCGGCCACACCGTGAACATAGCGAACTACGCTTACATAGATGCACAGCTGGACCTCAAAGGAAGGACCGTCAAGAAGCTCAATATGGAAGAGGCCAAGGCCGCTGTGGAATCTATGCGCGGGAAGGTCGATGTCCTTGCAATCGTAGGGTACATGAGTGTCCGCAACCCCAGCCATGAGGAGACCGTCAAAGGGCTCGCCGAAAGGATGTTGGGCATACCCGTGGTATGCGCCCACGATCTCACTTCGAAATTGGGTTTCGAACAGAGGGCGAACACTGCCATCATCAATGCTGGGCTTATCCCTACTATCATAGACCTCATCAAAGCTGTGACGAAGGCCCTCGAGGACATGGGGATCAAAGCTCCTCTGATGATAGTCAAGGGCGATGGCTCGATCATGAATTCCGCCACAGCAATCAAGAGGCCTATCGAGACCATCATGTCAGGTCCCGCATCCAGTCTTACCAGCGCCATGGTCTTCACAGGTATCCACGATGCCCTCATAGCGGATATCGGAGGAACCACTACCGACCTTGGAATCATCCACGGAGGTTTCGTCCGCACATTGGACACAGGCGCTCTGGTGGGCGGTCACAGGACAAGGGTCCGTGCAGCAGACGTTAGCACATACGGAATGGGCGGGGACAGCCGCATATCCGTGGAGAAATCCAAGCTCGTGCTCTCAACTATCAGGATAATCCCGATATGCATAGCGGCATCCAGATGGCCGGAAGTTAGGGAGTGGATTTCTAATCTGAAGAATCTTGATTCATCGCCGTCCGATGCCATAGCCGATTGTGAATTGTACACAAGGGCATCCAACATGGAATTGTCATATCTCACCGAATGCGACAGGAGATTCCTCAAGCTCATCGAGGAGAGGCCCTACTCTGTCAGGGAGGCCTCAGAGGTATTGGAGATACCTTTCGACAGATTCTGCCTCAGAGATCTGGAGTCGGAAGGATACGTGACCCGCATCGGTATCACACCTACAGATATCCTGGCTGCAGAGGGGACTTACAACGAGTATGACACGGGATCTTCCAGGAAGGCGGTCGAGCTCCTTTCGAAGAAGGCCGAAATGGATGCAGATGTCTTTATCCAGAAAGCTAAGGAAGCGATCGTTCAGAAGATCTCCAGATGTGTGATGGATCACATGATCAGGGCGGAGACGGGAAAGGACGAGCTGTCCAAATCCGATCATGCGATGATAGAGGAGATCCTCCGCGATACCAAGGAATACGACGTGGGATTCAGGTTGAAGATGCCCATCGTGGGTATCGGAGCACCGGTAGGAGCATGGCTTCCTAAAGTTGCAGAAACCCTGAACACGGAACTGATCCTTCCCGAGAACTATGATGTCGGTAATGCAATCGGAGCCATCTCCAGTTCTGTGACCGAGGTCGTCGAGCTGTCGGTACGTGCTGCTTTCCAGGACTTCTCGGAAGATCCGGAATGCACCGTGTACAACGGGGAGACGGCCTTCGAATTCTCCGACAAGGAGGAGGCGCTGGAATTCGCCATCGAGGAGGCGACGAGGATCGCTACGGCAAGGGCGATAGAGTCCGGAGCGGCCGAAGTTTCCATTGAGAAGAAGATAGATCAGACGCTCATCGATGTAGAAGGTAACGGGAAGAAGGTCTTCCGCGGAGCAACTGTCATCGTCAGGGCTTCGGGTAAGCCCATGATGCATTGGTTCGACTAA
- a CDS encoding multidrug effflux MFS transporter, which translates to MRLSDGVLVALIIMLSMFAPLATDMFLPALDEMIEYFGTDESTFSMALYMFMLFLAIGILFLGPVSDKYGRRSVLLGSLALFIAASFLCSTVDSIELMIVCRILQAIGAGGAMTCAVALIRDCFDGKRRTKVLMIVAVIGVLGPVIAPVLGQTLIWVLDWRATFWAPAIVAGICALISLTIPADIPKERYKGSITGAVATMIPILKNGDFRRFAIMMNMVAFCILAYVSVSEYIYKEKGFDVGDAYSFYLAGAMITGVLLMLVIERFHLSNKAHLVVMFALALTAVVILWTVGGEGPMIFFCGIVPIIACSSVARSFGFNILLAQDVGNSGAISSVLNFVHFMFATAGMVVVVHLPFSNYIESVAFCFTLFLIVYGALWAIMLVRGTTLKGLE; encoded by the coding sequence ATGAGATTGTCCGATGGCGTGTTGGTGGCTTTGATAATCATGCTGAGCATGTTCGCTCCGCTGGCCACCGATATGTTCCTGCCGGCGTTGGACGAGATGATCGAATACTTCGGTACCGACGAATCCACGTTCAGCATGGCCCTTTACATGTTCATGCTCTTCCTGGCGATAGGCATTCTTTTCCTTGGCCCGGTCAGCGATAAGTACGGAAGGAGATCGGTATTGCTCGGTTCCCTCGCACTGTTCATCGCGGCAAGTTTCCTCTGCAGCACGGTGGATTCGATCGAGCTCATGATCGTATGCAGGATACTTCAGGCGATAGGTGCCGGGGGTGCCATGACATGCGCTGTTGCCCTCATCAGGGATTGTTTCGATGGAAAGAGGAGGACAAAGGTCCTGATGATCGTAGCGGTCATCGGAGTCCTCGGCCCGGTCATCGCTCCGGTATTGGGGCAGACTCTGATATGGGTGCTGGATTGGAGAGCGACGTTCTGGGCACCAGCTATAGTCGCAGGAATCTGTGCTCTGATATCACTGACGATCCCGGCGGACATTCCTAAGGAGAGATACAAGGGCTCCATAACAGGTGCCGTAGCGACGATGATCCCGATTCTCAAGAACGGCGATTTCAGAAGATTCGCCATCATGATGAATATGGTGGCGTTCTGTATCCTAGCTTATGTGTCCGTTTCCGAATACATCTACAAAGAGAAGGGATTCGATGTAGGGGATGCATACTCATTCTATCTGGCCGGAGCGATGATCACAGGAGTTCTCCTCATGCTGGTCATCGAGAGGTTCCATCTAAGCAACAAGGCACACCTTGTCGTGATGTTCGCACTCGCCCTCACAGCTGTGGTGATCCTTTGGACTGTAGGAGGAGAAGGCCCTATGATATTCTTCTGCGGCATCGTTCCGATCATCGCATGTTCCTCTGTCGCGCGTTCGTTCGGTTTCAACATCCTCCTGGCGCAGGATGTGGGGAACTCGGGTGCGATATCCTCCGTTCTGAATTTCGTTCATTTCATGTTCGCCACGGCAGGAATGGTCGTAGTTGTCCATCTTCCATTCTCTAATTACATCGAGAGTGTGGCCTTCTGCTTCACGCTGTTCCTGATAGTATACGGCGCCCTTTGGGCGATAATGCTGGTAAGGGGAACAACACTGAAAGGCTTAGAGTAA
- a CDS encoding DNA topoisomerase IV subunit A — MNDRQKVALDSLTDVISNIYDQLDRGDIPSMNLPMRSKKNIEFDSRHNVWTYGDLKTARTAKTVQGAVSMLRTAYTTDFINEMIREGKSSTLREMYYISEGWHNAKFHTQDESNLLAEDLETITGCMREDFKLRPEESGAHVYGDLNFTTITTKGTWKTNNCIDDVPETGFAVPYKVENDTFQIKPGNVKFIMAIETGGMFARLIENGFPEQYNCALVHLSGQPARSTRRLIKRLNEEFNLPVTVFTDGDPWSFRIYASVAYGAIKTAHISEYLATPTAQFIGITPSDILNYDLPTDKLSDKDIGALNAELSDPRFADEYWVNEIQAMLHMGKKAEQQALAKYGLEYATGTYLPEKLTDMGVI, encoded by the coding sequence ATGAATGACAGACAGAAGGTAGCGTTGGACAGTCTGACCGACGTCATATCGAACATCTACGATCAGCTCGACAGAGGAGACATCCCCTCTATGAACCTCCCCATGAGGTCCAAGAAGAACATCGAATTCGATTCCAGGCACAATGTCTGGACATACGGGGATCTCAAGACCGCACGTACCGCGAAGACAGTCCAGGGAGCGGTCTCCATGCTCAGGACCGCATACACCACCGATTTCATCAACGAGATGATCAGAGAAGGGAAATCGTCCACCTTAAGGGAGATGTACTACATCTCAGAAGGATGGCATAACGCCAAGTTCCACACACAGGATGAGAGCAACCTTCTGGCAGAAGACCTGGAGACGATCACTGGGTGCATGAGGGAGGACTTCAAACTCCGTCCCGAGGAATCCGGAGCGCACGTCTACGGAGACCTGAACTTCACGACGATCACCACCAAGGGAACATGGAAGACAAACAACTGTATCGACGATGTCCCCGAGACCGGATTCGCGGTCCCGTACAAGGTCGAGAACGACACCTTCCAGATTAAACCCGGGAACGTCAAGTTCATTATGGCAATCGAGACAGGAGGAATGTTCGCCCGTCTCATCGAGAACGGGTTCCCCGAACAGTACAACTGTGCACTGGTCCACCTCTCAGGACAGCCCGCGAGGTCCACCAGGCGTCTGATCAAGAGGCTCAACGAGGAGTTCAACCTCCCCGTCACCGTGTTCACCGACGGAGACCCATGGTCTTTCAGGATCTACGCATCGGTCGCATACGGAGCTATCAAGACCGCTCACATCTCTGAGTACCTTGCAACCCCGACGGCACAGTTCATAGGAATCACACCTTCCGATATTCTGAACTACGACCTGCCCACCGACAAGCTCTCGGACAAGGACATCGGCGCTCTGAACGCAGAGCTCTCGGACCCCAGGTTCGCGGACGAGTACTGGGTGAACGAGATCCAGGCCATGCTTCACATGGGGAAGAAGGCTGAACAGCAAGCTCTGGCCAAATACGGTCTGGAATACGCGACAGGCACCTATCTCCCTGAGAAGCTCACCGACATGGGTGTAATCTGA
- a CDS encoding DNA topoisomerase VI subunit B — MPSDKDVKDKPAEKKTATAHKLESKQQEISVTEFFEKNKQILGFDSRSKSLLMGIKEAVDNSLDNCEEANILPEITVRIERLNDEDYRVSIEDNGTGITHKAMPNVFGRLLYGSRFHALRQSRGQQGIGISATIMYGNITTGKPAHAMSKIEGEDEVAWQMDIFIDTKTNRPVITNDKAFTWEGKEHGTRIEYTTKGRYITGKQSIFEYLKETAIVNPHAQITFYDPDNTKTVFERATDIMPPRPKEIKPHPEGMEIGDLIKYAGKTQQKTLKAFMKSDFSRITDRLASEIFEISGVDGGKKPDKLTREEAIAILDAITKVKIMAPPTDCLSPIGDTLIKKGLMHVLDGLRPEYYATPVTRAPKAVNGNPFVVEAGIVYGGDIPADSQVQIYRFANRVPLLFKQGDCAITKAISEMDWRRYGLEQRGGKGIPYGPAIILVHVASTKVPFTSEGKEAVASFPELSSEIGLALRLCARNLKSHLNKQERKNKTHAKFEIVQEILPDMATKVATHLNKPVPDLSRTITKIMNVVWVEPEVKKQNKKLRTITYTVYNYTTQPRSIRLHAQVPKEAVNLSLFSGDYFLDMNDEGKANWEIKDLAPSTSTKVSFELTGEMADTFDADDIYFSGLNPVIVMGAEMLPGDWGIKGLDIVQTSEDDLVPEDEEDTQEAEDLDDE, encoded by the coding sequence ATGCCCTCAGACAAAGACGTTAAAGATAAGCCCGCAGAAAAGAAGACTGCGACAGCACATAAGTTGGAATCGAAGCAGCAGGAGATCTCAGTCACCGAATTCTTCGAGAAGAACAAGCAGATCCTTGGTTTCGACTCAAGATCGAAATCCCTCCTCATGGGAATCAAGGAAGCTGTGGATAACTCACTGGACAACTGTGAGGAAGCCAACATCCTTCCGGAGATCACCGTCAGGATCGAAAGGCTCAATGATGAGGATTACAGAGTCTCCATCGAGGATAACGGAACAGGTATCACGCATAAGGCCATGCCGAACGTCTTCGGAAGGCTCCTCTACGGATCCAGATTCCACGCCCTCAGACAGTCCAGGGGACAGCAGGGAATAGGAATCTCCGCCACCATCATGTACGGTAACATCACCACAGGAAAGCCGGCACATGCCATGTCCAAGATAGAGGGCGAGGACGAGGTCGCATGGCAGATGGACATCTTCATCGACACGAAGACCAACAGACCTGTCATCACCAACGATAAGGCATTCACATGGGAAGGCAAGGAGCACGGAACCCGCATCGAGTACACCACCAAAGGAAGGTACATCACCGGAAAGCAGTCGATCTTCGAGTACCTGAAGGAGACTGCGATCGTCAACCCCCATGCCCAAATCACATTCTACGACCCTGATAACACCAAGACAGTGTTCGAGAGGGCAACGGACATCATGCCTCCGAGACCGAAGGAGATCAAGCCCCATCCGGAAGGGATGGAGATCGGAGACCTGATCAAATACGCCGGCAAGACTCAGCAAAAGACCCTGAAAGCGTTCATGAAGAGCGACTTCTCCAGGATCACCGACAGGCTGGCCAGCGAGATATTCGAGATCTCCGGAGTGGACGGAGGGAAAAAACCCGATAAGCTGACCAGAGAGGAGGCGATCGCAATCCTCGACGCCATCACGAAGGTCAAGATCATGGCCCCTCCGACGGATTGTCTCTCGCCCATCGGCGACACCCTGATCAAGAAGGGACTGATGCACGTCCTGGACGGTCTCAGGCCCGAATACTATGCGACACCCGTCACCCGTGCGCCCAAAGCGGTGAACGGAAACCCGTTCGTCGTAGAGGCCGGTATCGTCTACGGAGGAGACATCCCTGCGGACAGCCAGGTCCAGATATACAGGTTCGCCAACCGTGTACCTCTCCTGTTCAAGCAGGGGGACTGTGCGATCACGAAGGCCATCTCCGAGATGGACTGGAGAAGATACGGATTGGAACAGAGGGGAGGAAAGGGAATCCCGTACGGACCCGCCATCATCCTGGTCCATGTCGCATCCACGAAGGTCCCATTCACATCTGAAGGAAAAGAGGCTGTCGCATCGTTCCCGGAGCTTTCCAGCGAGATAGGGCTCGCACTGAGGCTGTGCGCCAGGAACCTCAAGAGCCACCTGAACAAGCAGGAGAGGAAGAACAAGACCCATGCCAAATTCGAGATCGTCCAGGAGATCCTCCCGGACATGGCAACGAAGGTCGCTACCCACCTCAACAAACCTGTGCCTGACCTCAGCAGGACCATCACGAAGATCATGAACGTTGTCTGGGTGGAGCCCGAGGTCAAGAAACAGAACAAGAAGCTCCGCACGATCACATACACCGTTTACAACTACACCACTCAGCCGCGCAGCATAAGGCTGCACGCACAGGTCCCGAAAGAGGCCGTCAACCTCTCCCTCTTCTCAGGAGATTACTTCCTGGACATGAACGATGAAGGAAAGGCGAACTGGGAGATCAAGGATCTCGCACCATCGACATCCACCAAGGTCTCGTTCGAGCTCACAGGAGAGATGGCGGACACCTTCGATGCGGACGACATTTACTTCTCCGGACTGAACCCCGTGATAGTCATGGGTGCGGAGATGCTCCCGGGAGACTGGGGAATAAAGGGACTGGACATAGTCCAGACATCGGAGGACGACCTTGTCCCCGAGGACGAAGAGGATACACAGGAGGCGGAAGACCTTGACGATGAATGA
- a CDS encoding zinc-ribbon domain-containing protein, producing MTENAESKVSLIEEFKGLTQKQWLAIAGGFAGAAVLTCLNLALSCIGFLVIAVVLYMVPHITGVASPKIKAIIGAVFIVAMLLIGTFAYMGSATTVEVKVTGGDSDIKDVYYNVSTGVMTVESSRSDLDLKVETSTVTMIAYGTAINSSAFVYETGMTYSDGKYTATPQVVPNDYVVLFVGVSDDGGETYKQFYRFQFDTGVSSGDMMQKNFMGAGYTMLLVGLMYFVMLIFSEIMRRSARKARDKMEAEGRLYPEGYSKCKECGTMVLPGEITCRKCGAPIEVPEDVKVLHKKDFFECSECGTEVPIDAKVCPKCGAKFDEGEETVIQHADGTVDSSSETFECSECGKEVPANAKRCPYCGAEFDEDEE from the coding sequence ATGACAGAAAACGCAGAGTCCAAGGTCTCCTTGATCGAGGAGTTCAAAGGACTTACACAAAAACAATGGCTGGCCATTGCCGGAGGTTTCGCCGGTGCGGCTGTTCTGACATGCCTGAATCTGGCTTTGAGCTGCATCGGGTTCCTCGTCATAGCAGTCGTACTGTACATGGTCCCGCACATCACTGGTGTGGCATCTCCCAAGATCAAAGCGATCATAGGTGCTGTATTCATAGTGGCCATGCTTCTGATCGGTACATTCGCATACATGGGATCGGCCACGACCGTAGAGGTTAAGGTCACAGGAGGCGACAGCGACATCAAGGATGTCTACTACAACGTCTCGACCGGTGTCATGACCGTCGAATCATCAAGGTCCGATCTCGATCTGAAGGTAGAGACCTCCACCGTAACAATGATCGCCTACGGTACTGCGATCAACAGTTCCGCTTTTGTCTACGAGACTGGTATGACCTATAGCGACGGCAAGTATACGGCCACGCCGCAGGTCGTCCCCAATGACTATGTCGTTCTGTTTGTCGGAGTCTCCGATGACGGAGGAGAGACCTACAAACAGTTCTACAGATTCCAGTTCGACACGGGAGTATCCAGCGGAGACATGATGCAGAAGAACTTCATGGGAGCGGGATACACCATGCTCCTGGTCGGTCTGATGTACTTCGTCATGCTGATCTTCTCCGAGATCATGAGACGCAGCGCCAGGAAGGCACGCGACAAGATGGAGGCTGAGGGAAGGCTCTATCCTGAGGGATACAGCAAGTGCAAGGAGTGCGGAACCATGGTCCTGCCCGGTGAGATCACCTGCAGGAAGTGCGGTGCACCCATCGAGGTCCCCGAGGATGTCAAGGTGCTCCACAAGAAGGACTTCTTCGAGTGCTCCGAGTGCGGAACCGAGGTCCCCATCGATGCAAAGGTCTGCCCCAAGTGCGGAGCCAAGTTCGACGAGGGCGAGGAGACCGTCATCCAGCATGCTGACGGAACAGTCGATTCGTCCAGCGAGACCTTCGAGTGCTCCGAGTGCGGAAAAGAGGTCCCCGCCAACGCGAAGAGATGCCCCTACTGCGGTGCAGAATTCGACGAAGACGAGGAATGA
- a CDS encoding GTP-binding protein, whose translation MATIEEQIKELEEQISKTKYNKATEGHIGKLKAKIARLNEEEEKRRASKGGNTKGFYVKKAGNATVALVGFPSVGKSTLLNQLTGAKSEVGAYHFTTLDVVPGVMVYNHAKIQILDMPGLIKDASRGKGRGREVIAAARSADVILLVVDIFNPNMNVLFKELYNAAIRLNQTKPDVVITRSDQGGILVKPTVKLTKITPEIIKDMTAAYGHINATVVVREDIDVEQMLDVLAGNRVYIKAIMAINKVDLAKPGQLEEVLEMHKQFRCVPVSAATGYGMEELKQAMYDTIDMIRIYLKPQGQEADLDVPLIVKRGNTVGDVCELIHRDFKNNFRYAMIWGDSAKFPGQTVGLDHKVMDKDILCIIVKRT comes from the coding sequence ATGGCGACCATCGAGGAGCAGATCAAGGAGTTGGAGGAGCAGATCTCCAAGACCAAATACAACAAGGCTACCGAAGGTCACATTGGTAAACTCAAGGCGAAGATCGCACGTCTCAACGAGGAAGAGGAGAAGAGGCGTGCGTCCAAGGGTGGGAACACCAAAGGATTCTACGTCAAGAAGGCAGGTAACGCCACAGTTGCATTGGTGGGATTCCCCTCAGTGGGAAAATCCACTCTTCTCAATCAGCTCACCGGTGCCAAATCCGAGGTCGGAGCATACCACTTCACCACTCTGGATGTCGTTCCCGGAGTCATGGTGTACAACCATGCCAAGATTCAGATTCTCGATATGCCCGGACTCATCAAGGATGCTTCCCGCGGTAAGGGTAGGGGAAGGGAGGTAATCGCAGCCGCAAGGTCAGCTGACGTCATCCTCTTGGTGGTCGACATTTTCAATCCTAACATGAATGTACTGTTCAAAGAACTGTACAACGCAGCTATCCGTCTCAACCAGACCAAGCCCGACGTGGTCATCACTCGTTCGGATCAGGGAGGAATCCTTGTCAAGCCGACGGTGAAGCTCACCAAGATCACGCCAGAGATCATCAAGGACATGACCGCGGCTTACGGGCACATCAACGCTACAGTCGTTGTCCGTGAGGACATAGATGTCGAGCAGATGCTGGACGTGCTGGCAGGCAACAGGGTTTACATTAAGGCCATCATGGCGATCAACAAGGTCGATCTTGCCAAGCCCGGACAGCTCGAGGAGGTCCTTGAGATGCACAAGCAGTTCCGCTGTGTCCCTGTATCTGCAGCAACGGGATACGGCATGGAGGAACTGAAACAGGCCATGTATGACACCATCGACATGATACGCATCTATCTGAAGCCTCAGGGTCAGGAAGCGGATCTGGATGTTCCCCTCATCGTCAAGCGCGGGAACACCGTGGGAGATGTCTGTGAGCTGATCCACAGGGATTTCAAGAACAATTTCAGATACGCCATGATCTGGGGGGACAGCGCAAAGTTCCCCGGTCAGACTGTCGGATTGGACCACAAGGTGATGGACAAGGATATTCTGTGCATCATCGTGAAAAGGACCTGA